Proteins encoded within one genomic window of Jiangella mangrovi:
- a CDS encoding Gfo/Idh/MocA family oxidoreductase: MIELSVVGAGWRAEFFLRIAQALPSLFAVRSVVARSEARAERLRAVYGVRVVDGVDALFRDGAGDAAVVVLPAAAAPEVTTALVKAGTPVLTETPPAPDVAAMHELWAVLGGDAPVRVAEQYRLQPHHAARLALAGSGVIGPVGYARVSVAHGYHATSLLRLALDAGMESPLVRAVTHLDPAARVHGRDDWHAEVVVRPGVNTIATLDFGDRMGVYEFTGEQYLSPIRGRHLTIRGERGEIADDAVAYVRGPRDVVRTRIVRDDTGLDGDLAGHHLRGLDCDGRRAWTNPFGTARLSDDELAGAGVLAELAEFVRTGGDGGGCGYGLAEAAQDQYLAALIDEAAASGEAVRAEPQPWAKR, translated from the coding sequence ATGATCGAGCTGTCCGTGGTCGGCGCGGGCTGGCGCGCCGAGTTCTTCCTGCGCATCGCCCAGGCGCTGCCCTCGCTGTTCGCCGTGCGTTCCGTGGTCGCCCGTTCGGAGGCGCGTGCGGAGCGATTGCGTGCGGTCTACGGCGTGCGGGTCGTCGACGGCGTCGACGCCCTGTTCCGCGACGGGGCCGGCGACGCCGCCGTCGTCGTGCTGCCCGCCGCCGCGGCCCCCGAGGTCACGACGGCGCTGGTGAAGGCCGGGACGCCGGTGCTGACGGAGACGCCGCCGGCGCCGGACGTCGCGGCCATGCACGAGCTGTGGGCGGTCCTCGGCGGCGACGCCCCGGTGCGCGTGGCCGAGCAGTACCGGCTGCAGCCGCACCACGCAGCGCGGCTCGCGCTCGCCGGTTCCGGCGTCATCGGCCCGGTCGGCTACGCCCGGGTCTCCGTCGCGCACGGCTACCACGCGACCAGCCTGCTGCGGCTGGCGCTCGACGCCGGCATGGAGTCGCCGCTGGTCCGCGCGGTCACCCACCTGGACCCGGCGGCACGCGTGCATGGCCGCGACGACTGGCATGCCGAGGTGGTCGTGCGGCCGGGGGTGAACACGATCGCGACGCTGGACTTCGGCGACCGCATGGGCGTCTACGAGTTCACCGGCGAGCAGTACCTCTCCCCCATCCGCGGCCGGCACCTCACGATCCGCGGCGAACGCGGCGAGATCGCCGACGACGCCGTCGCGTACGTGCGCGGCCCCCGCGACGTCGTCCGCACCCGCATCGTGCGCGACGACACCGGGCTCGACGGCGACCTCGCCGGCCACCACCTGCGCGGGCTGGACTGCGACGGGCGGCGGGCGTGGACCAACCCGTTCGGCACGGCCCGGCTGTCCGACGACGAGCTCGCCGGGGCCGGCGTGCTGGCCGAGCTGGCGGAGTTCGTGCGCACGGGCGGCGACGGGGGTGGCTGCGGCTACGGCCTGGCCGAGGCCGCCCAGGACCAGTACCTGGCCGCGCTGATCGACGAGGCGGCGGCGTCGGGCGAAGCGGTCCGGGCCGAGCCGCAGCCGTGGGCGAAGCGGTGA
- a CDS encoding glycosyl hydrolase family 28-related protein, which produces MATYDTIADLKAASVPADGTLADVLGYWEAGDGGDGRFVFDSGSTKDDNAGTYIAPTSGSGRWHRIIENGTMSAKAWGAHIDNLTDDAPALQNALDFMAHDTPYELYLPAGDYDIRSPLSYVTSGHSVGPQIRGAGHRQDAEVMGPVGTALHWRFTGHSLLRISNDEPQRFNEGGYLRDFGIDAEPRPGDPDLPPNSQAAGIELSNWWLFSIESVSIIKTHGHGIWAPTRFTAIDISVSDGGNPLSGADQRRPNDKPYAWVDNTGNRHGSMAEILAHVDIDGGAIQGFLIRRAGFGYQVNDPVRVTGTGSGFEGHVSAVDANGGITAIVVDENGSGYDTDTLYNNEDAFNVAGFTFREVIIVGNDGWGVSMPHFASGGHLYSCYIVDNKMHGVIVGGNSTHIIGGAVASNGVHPTAGFFPGIWVRRGYSSVNGFRTQGCELDGNGYAHICFDGASGALVEDTRMNSWVTIRPDIVPRIGQLPPSQVKFDIGNYRVANNGIKLSRCIHRAQPNDGFVATSPVATSSGNDTVTFTEDHAANPILDFYPGVTVKIVKSGGTLVTFAGGGTTTTVESVDYDNDEMVLENAPTETLAIGAGAVIKEAIGDNNVNWYDFGRTIANAAIKVEMPVPSQLPATYTKFANLDDTQPFALIDVQDWTLDRPHMVGGNNTTLARVPGAAEPALGFVVPTTAVDVPFTQVIFDPYKRMQVVSDAPTGRYFVKGSGVYQVNGTLALSDSIAGDVIQVSVIQRTITLDENGVPLDPAAVPNPTDVVLSDFRRVCTGALSTNYPESFTFEASVAAIQRDTYLGATPPPGVNSGDAGLLWFNQQTKVLKRWSGTAWAVMPGWTTAYNPTVTLSVRVRSFTSARKLTHLSGRNTVCFNQIH; this is translated from the coding sequence ATGGCGACTTACGACACGATCGCCGACCTCAAGGCCGCGTCCGTCCCCGCCGACGGCACCCTCGCCGACGTCCTGGGCTACTGGGAGGCCGGCGACGGCGGCGACGGCCGGTTCGTCTTCGACTCGGGCTCCACCAAGGACGACAACGCCGGCACCTACATCGCGCCCACCAGCGGCAGCGGCCGCTGGCACCGCATCATCGAGAACGGCACCATGTCGGCCAAGGCGTGGGGCGCGCACATCGACAACCTCACCGACGACGCACCGGCGCTGCAGAACGCGCTGGACTTCATGGCGCACGACACGCCGTACGAGCTGTACCTGCCGGCCGGCGACTACGACATCCGCTCGCCGCTGAGCTACGTCACGTCCGGCCACTCCGTCGGGCCGCAGATCCGCGGCGCCGGGCACCGTCAGGACGCGGAGGTCATGGGCCCGGTCGGCACCGCGCTGCACTGGCGGTTCACCGGCCACTCACTGCTGCGGATCAGCAACGACGAGCCGCAGCGCTTCAACGAGGGCGGCTATCTGCGCGACTTCGGCATCGACGCCGAGCCCCGGCCCGGTGATCCGGACCTACCGCCGAACTCGCAGGCGGCCGGCATCGAGCTGTCGAACTGGTGGCTGTTCAGCATCGAGAGCGTCTCGATCATCAAGACCCACGGGCACGGCATCTGGGCGCCCACCCGGTTCACCGCGATCGACATCAGCGTGAGCGACGGGGGCAACCCGCTGTCCGGCGCGGACCAGCGCCGGCCCAACGACAAGCCGTACGCGTGGGTCGACAACACCGGCAACCGGCACGGCAGCATGGCCGAGATCCTGGCGCACGTCGACATCGACGGCGGCGCGATCCAGGGCTTCCTCATCCGCCGGGCCGGCTTCGGCTACCAGGTGAACGACCCGGTCCGTGTCACCGGTACGGGGTCGGGCTTCGAGGGGCACGTCTCGGCGGTCGACGCGAACGGCGGCATCACCGCGATCGTCGTCGACGAGAACGGCAGCGGCTACGACACCGACACGCTCTACAACAACGAGGACGCCTTCAACGTCGCCGGCTTCACGTTCCGTGAGGTCATCATCGTCGGCAACGACGGGTGGGGCGTCTCGATGCCACACTTCGCCTCGGGCGGGCACCTCTACAGCTGCTACATCGTCGACAACAAGATGCACGGCGTCATCGTGGGCGGCAACTCCACCCACATCATCGGTGGCGCGGTCGCGTCCAACGGCGTGCACCCCACGGCCGGCTTCTTCCCCGGTATCTGGGTGCGCCGCGGCTACTCCAGCGTCAACGGGTTCCGGACCCAGGGCTGCGAGCTGGACGGCAACGGCTACGCGCACATCTGCTTCGACGGCGCGTCCGGCGCCCTGGTCGAGGACACCCGGATGAACTCCTGGGTGACGATCAGGCCGGACATCGTGCCCCGGATCGGCCAGCTGCCGCCGTCGCAGGTGAAGTTCGACATCGGCAACTACCGGGTCGCGAACAACGGCATCAAGCTGAGCCGGTGCATCCACCGGGCGCAGCCGAACGACGGCTTCGTCGCCACCAGCCCCGTCGCCACCAGCAGCGGGAACGACACGGTCACGTTCACCGAGGACCACGCGGCGAACCCGATCCTGGACTTCTACCCCGGCGTCACCGTCAAGATCGTCAAGTCCGGCGGCACCCTGGTCACGTTCGCCGGCGGCGGCACCACCACCACGGTCGAGTCGGTCGACTACGACAACGACGAGATGGTGCTGGAGAACGCGCCCACCGAGACCCTCGCCATCGGGGCCGGCGCGGTCATCAAGGAGGCGATCGGCGACAACAACGTGAACTGGTACGACTTCGGCCGCACCATCGCCAACGCCGCCATCAAGGTCGAGATGCCGGTGCCCAGCCAGCTGCCGGCCACCTACACCAAGTTCGCCAACCTCGACGACACCCAGCCCTTCGCGCTGATCGACGTGCAGGACTGGACACTGGACCGCCCGCACATGGTCGGCGGCAACAACACGACGCTCGCGCGCGTCCCCGGCGCCGCCGAGCCAGCATTGGGGTTCGTCGTGCCGACGACGGCGGTCGACGTACCGTTCACCCAGGTCATCTTCGACCCGTACAAGCGGATGCAGGTCGTCAGCGACGCGCCGACCGGGCGGTACTTCGTCAAGGGCTCCGGCGTCTACCAGGTCAACGGCACGCTGGCCTTGTCCGACTCCATCGCCGGGGACGTCATCCAGGTCTCGGTCATCCAGCGCACCATCACGCTCGACGAGAACGGCGTCCCGCTGGACCCGGCCGCCGTCCCCAATCCGACCGACGTGGTTCTGTCGGACTTCCGCCGGGTCTGCACCGGCGCGCTCAGCACCAACTACCCCGAGTCGTTCACCTTCGAGGCCAGTGTGGCGGCCATCCAGCGTGACACCTATCTGGGGGCCACACCCCCGCCTGGCGTCAACAGCGGCGACGCCGGACTGCTCTGGTTCAACCAGCAGACGAAGGTGCTGAAGCGATGGAGCGGCACGGCGTGGGCGGTCATGCCGGGCTGGACCACCGCCTACAACCCGACGGTGACCCTGTCGGTGCGGGTGCGCAGCTTCACGTCGGCTCGCAAGCTCACCCACCTGTCCGGCCGCAATACCGTGTGCTTCAACCAGATCCACTGA
- a CDS encoding glycoside hydrolase family 36 protein, producing MGEAVTDTVVEWGEAPLTVAIALDDDRPRLVRFGPPGSAVPLEVALPPVELEFHGAAKGRGSRHVEQAASARLRYAGHDASEERLELRLTDPETGLLVVQTWRRRAAVPVLQCHAEVRNHGTAPVTLRYVSSLVVAGLGGSAPGPHWTERLRLSYASMDTCAEFQWRTQTPAELGIVDVGIAGSTRRRIALTSLGSTPSGEYLPAGAVTDTVGGTTWAWQIEHNGAWHWEVGDHRDHGYLAVSGPADQEHQWRQVLRPGEVFRTVPVAVAVGDDLTGAISSLTEHRRAIRRPHPDTVELPVVFNDYLNCLWADPTEEKLLPIVDAAAKAGCEVFCVDAGWYSDEPSWWSSVGEWEPSARRFPNGLSSVLGRIAALGMTPGLWLEPEVVGVDSPVAASLPHEAFFQRDGHRVDERGRYQLDLRHPAARAHLDAVVDRLVSEYGVGFLKFDYNINIGTGTDVDADGPGAGLLGHNRAWLRWVEDLLDRHPGLVIESCAGGGARLDYATLAVHTLQSTSDQADHLRTVPIAAAAASAVAPEQAGVWVSPRPELTLDETHLCVVNGLLGRMHVSGRPDLLSDEQFEAVAAGIAVYRSLRGLIRSGRPLWPLGLPGWTDDLVSYGLVAGAETLLAVWRRGAVGPASVELPLPHLRGRPVTVECAYPAGADVGLRWDGDGGVLTVTLPAAPVARLLRLSDLVGGSG from the coding sequence GTGGGCGAAGCGGTGACCGACACCGTCGTCGAATGGGGCGAGGCGCCGCTGACCGTGGCGATCGCGCTCGACGACGACCGGCCGCGGCTGGTCCGGTTCGGCCCGCCCGGTTCGGCGGTGCCGCTCGAGGTCGCGCTGCCACCGGTCGAGCTGGAGTTCCACGGCGCCGCGAAGGGCCGCGGGTCGCGCCACGTCGAGCAGGCTGCGTCGGCCCGGCTGCGCTACGCCGGCCACGACGCGTCCGAGGAGCGGCTGGAACTGCGGCTGACCGACCCCGAGACCGGCCTGCTGGTCGTGCAGACCTGGCGCCGACGGGCAGCGGTCCCCGTCCTGCAGTGTCACGCCGAGGTGCGCAACCATGGCACGGCGCCCGTGACGCTCCGGTATGTGTCGTCGCTGGTCGTGGCCGGGCTCGGCGGTTCTGCGCCGGGGCCGCACTGGACGGAGCGGCTGCGGCTCTCGTACGCGTCGATGGACACGTGCGCGGAGTTCCAGTGGCGCACGCAGACGCCGGCCGAGCTGGGCATCGTCGACGTCGGCATCGCCGGGTCGACCCGCCGGCGCATCGCGCTGACCAGCCTGGGCTCGACGCCGTCGGGCGAGTACCTGCCGGCCGGCGCCGTCACCGACACCGTCGGCGGGACCACGTGGGCGTGGCAGATCGAGCACAACGGCGCCTGGCACTGGGAGGTCGGCGACCACCGCGACCACGGGTACCTCGCGGTGAGCGGCCCAGCCGACCAGGAGCACCAGTGGCGGCAGGTGCTGCGGCCCGGCGAGGTGTTCCGGACGGTGCCGGTCGCGGTCGCCGTCGGGGATGACCTGACTGGAGCGATTTCTTCGCTCACGGAGCACCGCCGGGCGATCCGCCGGCCGCACCCGGACACCGTCGAGCTGCCCGTGGTCTTCAACGACTACCTCAACTGCCTGTGGGCCGACCCCACCGAGGAGAAGCTGCTGCCGATCGTCGATGCCGCCGCCAAGGCCGGCTGCGAGGTGTTCTGCGTCGACGCCGGCTGGTACAGCGACGAGCCGTCGTGGTGGTCCAGCGTCGGCGAGTGGGAGCCGTCGGCCCGCCGGTTCCCGAACGGGCTGTCGTCCGTCCTGGGCCGGATCGCCGCGCTGGGAATGACGCCCGGGCTCTGGCTCGAGCCCGAGGTCGTCGGCGTCGACAGCCCGGTCGCCGCGTCGCTGCCGCACGAGGCGTTCTTCCAGCGCGACGGCCACCGCGTCGACGAGCGCGGTCGGTACCAGCTCGACCTGCGCCACCCCGCCGCCCGCGCGCACCTCGACGCCGTCGTCGACCGCCTGGTGTCGGAGTACGGAGTCGGCTTCCTGAAGTTCGACTACAACATCAACATCGGGACCGGCACCGACGTCGACGCCGACGGACCCGGAGCGGGGCTGCTCGGCCACAACCGGGCCTGGCTGCGCTGGGTCGAGGACCTGCTGGACCGCCACCCCGGGCTGGTCATCGAGTCCTGCGCCGGCGGCGGCGCCCGCCTCGACTACGCGACGCTGGCCGTGCACACCCTCCAGTCCACCAGCGACCAGGCCGACCACCTGAGGACCGTGCCCATCGCCGCGGCCGCCGCCAGCGCCGTCGCGCCCGAGCAAGCGGGCGTGTGGGTCAGCCCGCGGCCCGAGCTGACGCTCGACGAGACACACCTCTGCGTGGTCAACGGCCTGCTCGGGCGCATGCACGTCAGCGGCCGGCCGGACCTGCTGTCCGACGAGCAGTTCGAGGCGGTCGCGGCCGGGATCGCCGTCTACAGGTCGCTGCGCGGGCTGATCCGCTCGGGGCGGCCGCTGTGGCCGCTCGGGCTGCCCGGCTGGACCGACGACCTGGTGAGTTACGGCCTGGTGGCCGGCGCCGAGACGCTGCTCGCCGTGTGGCGGCGGGGCGCCGTGGGGCCTGCGTCCGTGGAGCTGCCGCTCCCGCACCTGCGCGGCCGCCCGGTCACCGTGGAGTGTGCGTACCCCGCCGGCGCCGACGTCGGTCTGCGGTGGGACGGCGACGGCGGCGTGCTGACGGTGACGCTGCCGGCCGCGCCGGTCGCCCGGTTACTCAGGCTGAGCGACCTTGTCGGTGGGTCCGGGTAA
- a CDS encoding Gfo/Idh/MocA family protein, whose protein sequence is MQESSPLTAAVVGAGLGGSLSIRALRESPRFRLVGVADVRAEALEQYAADVATFTGHEEMLKTCTPDVVCVSTYAPSHLELTRAALDAGARGLLVEKPLSDTTADGRAVLDLALERGVPVVVPHGLMTMSGPAEVLSRVRDGAVGELRLVEIECAQWDVINAGIHWLQFFLALVHPDPVETVLTAADTSSRTYRDGMQVETEAVVLARTRGGVRVVLNTGDYLPIARERTGALFRIVGTTGFIEYAPWENGYTIVADGQPRLDVQVEQYEVALHRRHLEHLADLVVAGTTDDYVPETSLAALELVEAAYLSHRVRAAVTLPLSSYTPPDPAPWDPGMPYSGTGGGRNGREL, encoded by the coding sequence ATGCAGGAGAGTTCCCCACTGACCGCGGCCGTGGTCGGTGCCGGCCTGGGCGGGTCCTTGTCGATCCGCGCGCTGCGCGAGTCGCCGCGGTTCCGGCTGGTGGGGGTGGCCGACGTCCGGGCGGAAGCGCTCGAGCAGTACGCCGCCGACGTCGCCACCTTCACCGGCCACGAGGAGATGCTGAAGACGTGCACGCCCGACGTCGTGTGCGTCTCCACCTACGCCCCCAGCCACCTCGAGCTGACCCGCGCCGCCCTGGACGCCGGGGCGCGCGGGCTGCTGGTCGAGAAGCCCTTGTCGGACACGACGGCCGACGGCCGGGCCGTGCTCGACCTCGCCCTCGAGCGCGGCGTGCCGGTCGTCGTCCCGCACGGGCTCATGACCATGAGCGGGCCGGCGGAGGTGCTGTCGCGGGTGCGCGACGGCGCCGTCGGCGAGCTGCGGCTGGTCGAGATCGAGTGCGCCCAGTGGGATGTCATCAACGCCGGGATCCACTGGCTGCAGTTCTTCCTCGCCCTGGTCCACCCCGACCCGGTCGAGACCGTCCTCACCGCCGCCGACACGTCCAGCCGCACCTACCGCGACGGGATGCAGGTCGAGACCGAGGCGGTCGTGCTCGCCCGCACCCGCGGCGGCGTGCGTGTGGTGCTCAACACCGGCGACTACCTGCCGATCGCCCGCGAGCGCACCGGCGCGCTGTTCCGGATCGTCGGGACCACGGGCTTCATCGAGTACGCCCCGTGGGAGAACGGCTACACGATCGTCGCCGACGGGCAGCCCCGGCTCGACGTGCAGGTCGAGCAGTACGAGGTCGCGCTGCACCGCCGGCACCTGGAGCACTTGGCCGACCTCGTCGTCGCGGGTACCACCGACGACTACGTGCCCGAGACGTCGCTGGCCGCGCTGGAGCTGGTCGAGGCCGCCTACCTGTCGCACCGGGTGCGCGCGGCGGTGACGCTGCCGCTGTCGTCGTACACCCCGCCGGACCCCGCGCCGTGGGACCCGGGCATGCCGTACTCCGGGACCGGCGGCGGTCGCAACGGGCGGGAGCTGTAG
- a CDS encoding Gfo/Idh/MocA family oxidoreductase, with amino-acid sequence MESSSGYNPRVGVLVVGTGAIAELHLAAVHRHPDAELAGVVDLVPARAAAAARANGGAPWSADLAEALAWPGVDAVIACAPNDAHAEIGVAVAAAGKHLLIEKPLATTVDDAHRLVAAFAERGLILTAAHTHRHYEYARSVHAAIAAGAVGLPRLIRLSVLGGWIWPDWRAWVLDPAKSGGHELHNGVHLLDLVTWWMGDRPTRVFARGRKQTAAELEIHDYLELVVEFEGGGVAVCEMSRGHRPATLGYRDVLAVGDGGSLAVPWDAAASVLFGESGTALLPVAESDGFATQLDAWLTAVRGGPDPMPAAEAALAVTLAVAARRSIADGVPVEVAA; translated from the coding sequence GTGGAATCGAGTTCCGGATATAACCCGCGGGTGGGCGTCCTCGTCGTCGGCACCGGCGCCATCGCCGAGCTGCACCTCGCCGCCGTCCACCGTCACCCCGATGCCGAACTGGCCGGCGTCGTCGACCTCGTCCCCGCGCGCGCCGCCGCGGCCGCCCGCGCCAACGGCGGCGCCCCGTGGAGCGCGGACCTCGCCGAGGCACTGGCCTGGCCCGGCGTCGACGCCGTCATCGCCTGCGCGCCCAACGACGCCCACGCCGAGATCGGCGTCGCGGTCGCGGCCGCGGGCAAGCACCTGCTCATCGAGAAGCCGCTGGCCACGACCGTCGACGACGCGCACCGGCTGGTCGCGGCGTTCGCCGAGCGCGGCCTGATCCTCACCGCCGCGCACACGCACCGGCACTACGAGTACGCGCGCTCCGTGCACGCCGCCATCGCGGCCGGCGCGGTCGGGCTGCCGCGGCTGATCCGCCTCAGCGTCCTCGGCGGCTGGATCTGGCCGGACTGGCGCGCCTGGGTGCTCGACCCGGCGAAGTCCGGCGGCCACGAGCTGCACAACGGCGTGCACCTGCTCGACCTCGTGACCTGGTGGATGGGCGACCGGCCCACGCGGGTCTTCGCGCGCGGCCGCAAGCAGACCGCGGCCGAGCTCGAGATCCACGACTACCTCGAGCTCGTCGTCGAGTTCGAGGGCGGCGGCGTCGCCGTCTGCGAGATGAGCCGCGGCCACCGCCCGGCGACGCTCGGCTACCGCGACGTGCTAGCGGTCGGCGACGGCGGCAGCCTGGCGGTCCCGTGGGACGCGGCCGCGTCGGTGCTGTTCGGCGAGTCCGGCACGGCGCTGCTCCCGGTCGCCGAGTCCGACGGCTTCGCCACCCAGTTGGACGCCTGGCTGACGGCGGTGCGCGGCGGCCCCGACCCGATGCCCGCCGCCGAGGCCGCGCTGGCCGTCACGCTCGCGGTCGCCGCGCGGCGGTCCATCGCCGACGGCGTCCCGGTGGAGGTTGCGGCATGA
- a CDS encoding HNH endonuclease signature motif containing protein encodes MGPGKIICMFEEAELSAPSPGDAPAMDAELRALLNGVAASYADGSAAVLDIDAVAVGPELAALLARRDPAAAGDVFDVVEQVAGWVRQVAWAEAGRARALAALAARAELRPAETGYRSVNPVTNAAVVVAGRCQLTAKQAEGLVGPAVQLLRDFPDTWAAWWAGLIDWRRVRAILDELGGQDPDVRRRVEAAVLPRAPQLDSVALRKLIRQLLHELAPVSAAQRHQVARDSRYVMVTPASDGMAHLEARLPAEDAAALNTALNAAAADLKRADAAAGGPVRSKDQRRADALAELGWAALTACADGATGTTAFGHPAATTPDHTGLADPTGHAAAADSTTGSAAPGTRASKRRARPVSVHVTIPFGSLVGLTDEPGELDGYGPITAQVARTLAEEGVWTWLKTDPGTGHLLDMGRTRYRPSKALADFITARDRTCRMPGCHRAARGGHIDHVKPFHQGGTTCAANCHTLCETHHLLKHHGRWRVTRLPDGTTRWISPTGHTFTRPLERIGPVSGADPP; translated from the coding sequence GTGGGTCCGGGTAAGATCATTTGCATGTTCGAAGAAGCCGAGCTGTCTGCTCCGTCGCCGGGTGATGCCCCGGCGATGGATGCCGAGCTGCGTGCCTTGTTGAATGGGGTGGCGGCGTCGTATGCGGATGGTTCGGCGGCGGTGCTGGACATTGATGCGGTGGCGGTGGGGCCGGAGTTGGCGGCGTTGCTGGCGCGGCGCGATCCTGCTGCGGCGGGTGATGTGTTCGACGTGGTCGAACAGGTCGCCGGGTGGGTGCGGCAGGTCGCCTGGGCCGAGGCCGGGCGGGCTCGGGCGCTCGCGGCGTTGGCGGCGCGGGCGGAGCTGCGGCCGGCCGAGACGGGCTATCGCTCGGTGAACCCGGTGACGAACGCGGCGGTGGTGGTGGCGGGGCGGTGTCAGCTGACGGCCAAGCAGGCCGAGGGCCTGGTCGGACCCGCGGTCCAACTCCTGCGTGACTTCCCCGACACGTGGGCGGCGTGGTGGGCCGGGTTGATCGACTGGCGGCGAGTCCGCGCCATCCTCGACGAGCTCGGCGGGCAGGACCCGGACGTGCGGCGGCGGGTCGAGGCGGCCGTACTGCCGCGGGCGCCGCAGCTGGACTCCGTCGCGCTGCGGAAGCTGATCCGGCAGTTGCTGCACGAGCTCGCGCCGGTGTCGGCGGCGCAGCGCCATCAGGTCGCCCGCGACTCCCGCTATGTCATGGTGACCCCGGCGTCGGATGGGATGGCTCACCTGGAGGCGCGGTTGCCAGCCGAGGACGCCGCCGCCCTGAACACCGCGCTGAACGCCGCCGCCGCGGACTTGAAGCGCGCCGACGCGGCCGCGGGTGGGCCGGTCAGGTCGAAGGACCAGCGCCGCGCCGACGCGCTCGCCGAGCTCGGCTGGGCCGCCCTGACGGCGTGCGCCGACGGCGCCACCGGCACCACGGCGTTCGGCCATCCCGCCGCGACCACGCCCGACCACACCGGCCTCGCCGACCCGACCGGTCATGCCGCGGCTGCCGACTCGACCACCGGCTCGGCCGCTCCCGGAACCAGGGCGTCGAAGCGGCGGGCGCGGCCGGTGAGCGTGCACGTCACCATCCCGTTCGGGTCGCTGGTCGGGCTGACCGATGAGCCGGGTGAGCTCGACGGCTACGGGCCCATCACCGCCCAGGTCGCCCGCACCCTGGCCGAAGAAGGTGTCTGGACCTGGTTGAAGACCGATCCCGGGACCGGGCACCTGCTCGACATGGGCCGCACCCGGTACCGGCCGTCCAAGGCGCTGGCCGACTTCATCACCGCCCGGGACCGGACCTGCCGGATGCCCGGCTGCCACCGGGCCGCCCGCGGTGGTCACATCGACCACGTCAAGCCCTTCCACCAGGGCGGGACCACCTGCGCGGCGAACTGCCACACCCTCTGCGAGACCCACCACCTGCTCAAACACCACGGACGCTGGCGAGTGACCCGGCTACCCGACGGAACCACCCGATGGATCAGCCCCACCGGCCACACCTTCACCCGACCACTCGAGCGGATCGGCCCCGTCAGCGGAGCCGACCCGCCATGA
- a CDS encoding aspartate aminotransferase family protein, giving the protein MAIPDLQPRTVGTLSVGSVASPRGAALDEAARRVIPGGANTVTRWIGSPYAFTGADGAYVTDADGRRYLDYHAAFGAVLLGHNHPVVNQAVISAITDRPDLIGLGITELEIEMAELLTSVIPSAEQAVTVMSGSEAVAHSIRMARAVTGRPLLVKFQGTYHGWSDSVARNMISPPERAYGRDPLSAGILDAVLDATVIAEFNDLDSVRALYEAHPEQIAAVILEPIPHNVGALLPTQEFVEGLRTLTREQGSLLIFDEVITGFRHSLGGYQQVCGVLPDLTTYGKAMGNGFPVSGLAGRRELMERFDTAGGDVLMAGTFNGNRVSAAATIATVSYLRDHPDFYERTHRLGQRMRDGLAALLAENGISASVSGFGGTFNVYFVAPPVRGYRDLLRNDARAYVTFHRRMTDKGFLMLPIALKRNHVSGSHTDEDIERTLDAAGAVLKEMAAEGLAPRV; this is encoded by the coding sequence ATGGCCATCCCAGACCTGCAGCCGCGCACGGTGGGCACCCTGTCCGTGGGCTCCGTCGCGTCTCCTCGCGGCGCGGCGCTCGACGAGGCGGCCCGCCGGGTCATCCCGGGCGGCGCGAACACCGTGACGCGGTGGATCGGCTCGCCGTACGCGTTCACCGGGGCCGACGGCGCCTACGTCACCGACGCGGACGGGCGGCGCTACCTCGACTACCACGCGGCGTTCGGCGCGGTGCTGCTCGGGCACAACCACCCGGTGGTCAACCAGGCCGTGATCAGCGCGATCACGGACCGGCCCGACCTCATCGGCCTGGGCATCACCGAGCTCGAGATCGAGATGGCCGAGCTGCTGACCAGCGTGATCCCGTCGGCGGAGCAGGCTGTGACGGTCATGAGCGGCAGCGAGGCGGTGGCGCACTCGATCCGCATGGCCCGCGCCGTCACCGGGCGGCCGCTGCTGGTGAAGTTCCAGGGCACCTACCACGGGTGGTCGGACTCCGTCGCCCGCAACATGATCTCGCCGCCGGAGCGTGCGTACGGCCGCGACCCGTTGTCGGCCGGCATCCTCGACGCCGTCCTCGACGCCACGGTGATCGCGGAGTTCAACGACCTCGACTCCGTCCGCGCCCTCTACGAGGCGCACCCGGAGCAGATCGCGGCCGTGATCCTCGAGCCGATCCCGCACAACGTCGGCGCGCTGCTGCCCACCCAGGAGTTCGTCGAGGGTCTGCGCACGCTGACGCGCGAGCAGGGCTCGCTGCTGATCTTCGACGAGGTCATCACCGGCTTCCGGCACAGCCTGGGCGGCTACCAGCAGGTCTGCGGCGTGCTGCCGGACCTCACGACGTACGGCAAGGCGATGGGCAACGGCTTCCCGGTGTCGGGGCTGGCCGGGCGGCGCGAGCTCATGGAGCGCTTCGACACCGCCGGCGGCGACGTCCTGATGGCCGGCACCTTCAACGGCAACCGCGTCTCGGCCGCTGCGACGATCGCGACGGTGAGCTACCTGCGCGACCACCCCGACTTCTACGAGCGGACGCACCGGCTGGGCCAGCGGATGCGCGACGGGCTGGCGGCGCTGCTCGCGGAGAACGGCATCTCGGCCTCGGTCAGCGGTTTCGGCGGCACGTTCAACGTCTACTTCGTCGCGCCGCCGGTCCGCGGCTACCGCGACCTGCTGCGCAACGACGCCCGCGCCTACGTCACCTTCCACCGGCGGATGACCGACAAGGGCTTCCTCATGCTGCCGATCGCCCTCAAGCGCAACCACGTGTCCGGCTCGCACACCGACGAGGACATCGAGCGCACGCTCGACGCCGCCGGCGCCGTGCTGAAGGAGATGGCCGCCGAGGGCCTCGCCCCCCGGGTCTGA